GTTGGAAGGATATCCAATTAACCTATAACAATTGGCTTTAGTATGACCCATCATCTTGCAATGATCACATTGAGCATTCCAGTCCCTTTTAAACTTGTTAGAAACTTGACGAGTAGTCATAAGAGCTGCTATCTCCAGATTATTAACATTCCTAGCTGAGTTTGCTATGACTCGTTGGCTTTCTCTTTCAATCATCATTGAATAGGCTTGATTAACAGAAGGAAGAGGAACTAGCATCAAGATCTGACTTCAAGCCTGCTCATAAGTCTCATTAAGACCCAGTAAAAATTGTAACAACTTCTGCTGCTTCATGAATTCTACAAAACCTTTCGATTCTGTGCAATTACAACCAGGAAAAGGTGCAATGCAATCAAATTCTGCCCAGCACAATCTCAATTTTGTGAAATACTCTGCGATAGTACTCGTACCCTGTACCAATGTAACAATTTCTCTATGTTGTTGAAAGATCCTTGATCCATCCGTCTTATCAAATCTCTCCTTAAGATCTCCCCAAACAGAACATGCATCTGTAGAGTAAACAATTCCACCTAATAATTCCTTTGAAACACAATTCATGATCCATGAGAGGACAATTGCATTGCATCTCTCCCACAAATCACTCAAATTAGGACCAAATATATCTTTTCTGCACTTTCGATCGATTAGCCCCAATTTGTTTCTTCCAAGTATGGCTATTCTCATCGATTTTCTCCATACGGAATAATTCTCAGCACCTGTAAGTTGAATGGAGATCAATACAACTCCTGAAGTGTCCGCAGTACTCAAAAAAAGAGGATGATTGTGACTAAGTTTTTCCTGTAACTCATTGTCGACAGTAACAGCCATTGTTGAGCTTCATCTACAACTTTAATTCTGCCTTGCTAAACTTTCAATTCAGACCATATCAATTGCTGATAGCTTTGATACCATGTAGAAACAATTTAAACGAGATGAAGAAGCgcaagatgaagaagaagaagaaaggaaaacTTGGAAGAAAATGTCTTCACTTCTATTAGAAATGAATCCAAAAGCTCTTAAAAGAATAACAACTAAAACACTACATTATATAGAACTTAAAATACTAACTAATATAACAAATCCTAACTATAATTTGTTATAACTAATTTTAGTTAACTAAGTAATAACTCCTTTCTCATTAAAGTTGAAGTTTTATTTGGAAAAACGATATGGAATATTTCAGTTGTATATTTTCTAATTAACATAAGGATTCCATAATTCAAtgattaataaaatagaaatatttatttattcaatcttatcaaataaatgaaaatatataaatcgTATAACATAAGTTATTACAAAACTATTTCTTCTCCAATGAAGTAATTGTCATCTAATATTAGAGGATCaaactttaattcaataaaaaatttgaacatCAAATGTATTAAAGTAGTCTTTAATATAATTCGGCCCATAGTAAGGACAATCTTCTCATATGGAACTTGCATCTTTCAATTATACAACAAAGAGAAAGAACTAACATTGTTACTGTATGccatttatttgttaaaatcatACGCAACTACATTTTTATGCTCATAGACAACATATATTCATCACCCTATGgtacaataacaaataattggGTTACACTCCAAAAGTTATCTTAGTTTTCTCTTGtgtaaaaatatcatatatttcatgcttgatttacttgagtgcaatttctcattttcaatgaataattttcttctaaaatcaaACATATAGGAAGTACTGATCATCAAAAATACATCACCAATTTTTTACAgtttcatattaaattgctttaaaattttcatatataggcgaaggagaaatataatttatt
The sequence above is a segment of the Solanum lycopersicum chromosome 10, SLM_r2.1 genome. Coding sequences within it:
- the LOC104649791 gene encoding uncharacterized protein, with the protein product MAVTVDNELQEKLSHNHPLFLSTADTSGVVLISIQLTGAENYSVWRKSMRIAILGRNKLGLIDRKCRKDIFGPNLSDLWERCNAIVLSWIMNCVSKELLGGIVYSTDACSVWGDLKERFDKTDGSRIFQQHREIVTLVQGTSTIAEYFTKLRLCWAEFDCIAPFPGCNCTESKGFVEFMKQQKLLQFLLGLNETYEQA